From one bacterium genomic stretch:
- a CDS encoding lipid-A-disaccharide synthase N-terminal domain-containing protein: MSLPFVGDFKVDIWTIVGLAGQVLFFMRFIIQWIATERAKRTVVPTSFWYFSILGALVLLLYSFVRKDPVFIAGYLLAMVIYVRNLRFALRPGTQESTL; encoded by the coding sequence ATGTCACTTCCGTTTGTTGGTGACTTCAAAGTTGACATCTGGACAATCGTTGGACTTGCGGGTCAGGTCTTGTTCTTCATGCGATTCATTATACAGTGGATTGCTACCGAACGTGCCAAGCGAACTGTCGTGCCAACATCTTTCTGGTACTTTTCAATATTGGGAGCACTTGTGTTGCTCTTGTATTCCTTTGTCCGTAAAGATCCGGTCTTTATAGCCGGCTACTTGCTTGCCATGGTGATCTACGTCCGAAATCTTCGCTTTGCTTTGCGTCCGGGTACGCAGGAATCTACGCTTTAG
- the rho gene encoding transcription termination factor Rho → MDISTLQAMTVPDLITLGKQLEVQETSGLPKHELIFKILNRQSAKDEILTASGVLEILPDGYGFLRSAQASYLPSPDDVYVSPSQIKRFGLRTGHLISGQVRPPKEGERFFALLKVHHVNGTNPDVAKEIVHFDDLTPIYPNKKFKMELDAKDLTLRVVDIFSPVGMGQRGLVVAPPRTGKTIILQKIANAITTNHPDVELLVLLIDERPEEVTDMERSVKGEVVSSTFDEKAERHVQVANMVLERAKRMVEMGKNVVVLLDSITRLARAHNAVMPHSGRVLSGGIDASALYEPKRFFGAARNIEEGGSLTILATALIETGSRADEVIFEEFKGTGNLELVLDRRLAEFRIFPAIDVLRSGTRREEQLLTPMVLQKMYALRSVLDHNNSVETMKFILDKMRDTRSNAEFFELMTKS, encoded by the coding sequence ATGGATATTTCAACACTTCAGGCGATGACTGTCCCCGATCTGATTACCCTCGGTAAGCAACTCGAGGTGCAAGAAACGTCCGGCCTGCCAAAGCATGAGCTAATTTTCAAGATTCTGAACCGGCAATCTGCCAAGGATGAAATCCTGACGGCAAGTGGGGTACTGGAGATTTTGCCTGACGGGTATGGCTTTCTGCGCAGCGCGCAGGCTTCATACTTGCCCAGCCCCGACGATGTCTACGTATCACCGTCCCAGATTAAGCGGTTTGGGTTGCGAACCGGACACTTGATATCCGGTCAGGTCCGTCCACCGAAAGAGGGCGAGCGATTCTTCGCTCTATTGAAAGTCCACCACGTCAATGGAACGAATCCGGACGTTGCAAAAGAGATTGTTCATTTTGACGATTTGACTCCAATATATCCGAACAAGAAGTTCAAAATGGAGTTGGACGCCAAAGACCTCACTCTACGTGTAGTAGATATTTTCTCGCCTGTCGGAATGGGACAGCGCGGTTTAGTGGTGGCTCCTCCAAGAACAGGCAAGACCATTATCCTGCAAAAGATTGCTAATGCAATCACAACAAATCATCCCGATGTCGAACTGCTCGTTCTGTTGATTGATGAACGGCCAGAGGAAGTCACTGACATGGAGCGTTCTGTGAAAGGTGAAGTTGTTTCGTCAACTTTTGACGAAAAGGCGGAACGTCATGTTCAAGTTGCCAATATGGTGCTCGAGCGCGCCAAACGCATGGTTGAAATGGGTAAGAATGTCGTTGTCCTGCTCGACTCGATTACAAGATTGGCGCGAGCGCACAATGCGGTTATGCCTCATTCCGGACGTGTGCTGTCCGGAGGAATTGATGCCAGCGCATTGTACGAGCCAAAGCGATTCTTCGGCGCCGCACGAAATATTGAAGAAGGCGGCAGCCTCACGATACTTGCAACTGCGCTGATTGAAACCGGCTCCAGAGCGGACGAAGTCATTTTCGAAGAGTTCAAGGGAACAGGCAATCTTGAACTGGTTCTTGACCGCAGGCTCGCCGAGTTCCGCATTTTCCCTGCCATTGATGTGCTTCGATCCGGCACCAGACGCGAGGAACAGCTTCTGACTCCAATGGTGCTCCAGAAAATGTACGCACTGCGAAGTGTTCTCGACCACAATAATTCCGTCGAAACGATGAAATTCATTCTGGACAAAATGCGGGATACACGTTCAAACGCTGAGTTTTTCGAATTGATGACGAAGTCTTAA
- a CDS encoding N-acetylmuramoyl-L-alanine amidase produces the protein MVSLSFSRKFIIQYWVVLAQLVLIALPSVSAPVVKVTDLAGAPVTGLPFMNRGDVRIIPLSMLGKFAGFEISVDRGKYLVESYDCQTTLSPKNSFAEVNGAFVQLPVPVEVWDGSLWIPLQQLPELFPTTVELGDSEDYIRLLGIVDSASGVVTPLQHSKPLEQVWTFGKVILDPGHGGKDPGCKGLLELEEKFIVLDIAKRTETALKSKGIPVVMTRRDDKFLTLGERTRQANAESGDLFISLHCNHFTDPDVGGAECYILKPARTERAIDVAARENQVVDFERDAEQYDALTEENYILLSMATSQYLHDSETWAEIVIDELKNSAGMNVRGVDQAGFYVLMGASMPAILLECGYLSNPDDARMLGAERGRQRIADAIAMSIVKMKSEMEAAAR, from the coding sequence ATGGTATCACTCAGTTTTTCGCGAAAGTTCATCATTCAGTACTGGGTTGTGCTTGCACAACTCGTGTTGATCGCGTTGCCTTCAGTATCCGCACCCGTCGTCAAAGTCACTGATCTTGCCGGTGCGCCGGTCACTGGTTTGCCTTTTATGAATCGGGGTGACGTGCGCATTATTCCTTTGAGCATGCTTGGAAAGTTCGCCGGATTTGAGATATCCGTTGATCGTGGAAAGTACCTTGTGGAATCATATGACTGTCAGACGACACTTTCGCCAAAAAACAGTTTTGCGGAAGTGAATGGCGCCTTCGTTCAATTGCCGGTACCTGTTGAAGTGTGGGATGGTTCGTTGTGGATACCGCTTCAGCAACTGCCTGAGTTGTTTCCGACAACTGTGGAACTTGGCGACTCAGAAGACTACATAAGGCTGCTTGGAATTGTCGATTCTGCTTCGGGAGTAGTTACACCGCTTCAGCACTCTAAACCGCTGGAACAGGTATGGACCTTCGGCAAGGTCATCTTGGACCCGGGACACGGCGGAAAGGACCCGGGGTGCAAAGGTCTGTTGGAACTTGAAGAGAAATTCATCGTACTTGACATTGCCAAACGAACTGAGACAGCGTTAAAGTCAAAGGGAATTCCAGTCGTCATGACACGGCGGGACGACAAGTTTCTGACTTTAGGGGAAAGGACACGCCAGGCGAATGCAGAGTCAGGCGACTTGTTCATATCACTCCACTGTAATCATTTTACAGATCCCGATGTGGGCGGCGCGGAGTGCTACATCCTTAAGCCCGCCAGAACCGAGCGCGCGATTGATGTTGCGGCACGGGAAAATCAAGTTGTCGATTTTGAACGCGATGCAGAGCAGTACGATGCGCTGACCGAAGAGAACTATATTCTGCTTTCCATGGCGACGAGTCAGTACTTGCATGACAGTGAGACATGGGCTGAAATTGTCATTGATGAACTGAAAAACTCCGCCGGAATGAATGTTCGAGGAGTTGACCAAGCGGGTTTTTATGTGCTGATGGGAGCATCCATGCCTGCGATTCTTCTGGAATGCGGCTATTTGTCGAACCCGGACGATGCCCGAATGCTTGGAGCCGAGCGTGGCAGGCAGAGAATCGCCGATGCGATCGCAATGTCCATTGTGAAAATGAAATCAGAAATGGAAGCGGCCGCTCGATGA
- a CDS encoding glutamate racemase: protein MSRKPIAVFDSGLGGLTVVAALYRMMPHENFVFFADRARVPYASLSPNLITRYACESAGFLSSHEPKAAVIACNTVSAVALREVEKVFSIPVINVLHPTAAAAAQATRNKRIGVLATSATVKRNTYSVVLNELVPGVQVTSQGCPLLVPLVEEGWTEGDIPRSIVEHYLGSLIEARVDTVVLGCTHYEYFRDHIQHAMGDDVILVDTPRATAAELDQWLESHNALETAGPGSVKVFSSDVTEALYRVVESLFPLNFQVEVSAVSVESLSKFVALPQS from the coding sequence ATGAGCAGGAAACCGATCGCGGTGTTTGATTCGGGTCTTGGGGGACTGACGGTGGTCGCAGCATTATATAGGATGATGCCGCACGAGAACTTCGTTTTCTTTGCAGATAGAGCACGCGTTCCTTATGCGTCGCTCAGCCCTAACTTAATAACCAGATACGCCTGTGAATCGGCCGGATTTCTAAGCTCTCATGAGCCAAAGGCGGCGGTGATTGCGTGCAATACCGTATCTGCTGTCGCCCTGCGGGAGGTGGAAAAAGTCTTTTCCATCCCTGTGATCAATGTCTTGCATCCCACTGCCGCGGCAGCTGCTCAAGCCACACGCAACAAGAGGATTGGGGTTCTTGCAACTTCAGCCACTGTAAAACGCAACACATACTCGGTCGTTCTTAATGAACTTGTCCCTGGTGTGCAGGTCACGTCACAGGGATGTCCCCTTCTTGTTCCTTTGGTAGAAGAAGGGTGGACCGAAGGCGACATCCCGCGATCTATTGTGGAACACTATCTGGGCTCGCTTATTGAGGCGCGAGTGGACACAGTTGTTCTGGGATGTACTCACTACGAGTACTTTCGTGATCATATTCAGCATGCAATGGGAGATGATGTGATTCTTGTTGACACGCCCCGTGCTACTGCAGCTGAACTTGATCAATGGCTTGAGTCGCACAACGCGCTTGAGACAGCTGGACCTGGCAGCGTTAAAGTGTTTTCAAGTGATGTGACAGAAGCCCTATATCGCGTAGTCGAGTCTTTGTTCCCTTTGAATTTCCAAGTAGAAGTGTCCGCCGTTTCGGTCGAAAGCCTTTCAAAATTTGTCGCCCTGCCGCAAAGCTAG